One part of the Microbulbifer sp. THAF38 genome encodes these proteins:
- a CDS encoding biliverdin-producing heme oxygenase, with translation MTNPAECQTVEPTEPTFSAWLKEGTNTTHESLDKRIMSLSPFSNRERYALFVRTQSRLHQAVSDWFQSDELNNFLPGLKERDRSAAVLQDCADFEMPESDLKADQQAAAEVTISDFHSALGWLYVVEGSNLGAAFLLKYARKHLDLSETFGARHLAGHEDGRGLHWRQFKTALDALELNEEQKEVALEGAKQAFAFARQNVEQLLAPATP, from the coding sequence GTGACCAATCCCGCTGAATGCCAAACCGTTGAACCGACAGAGCCCACCTTTTCCGCTTGGCTGAAGGAAGGCACAAATACGACCCACGAGAGTCTAGATAAACGCATTATGTCCCTGTCACCATTTTCCAATCGCGAGCGGTATGCACTGTTTGTTCGCACGCAGTCGCGACTGCATCAAGCCGTGTCTGATTGGTTTCAGAGTGACGAATTAAATAATTTTTTGCCCGGCCTGAAAGAGAGAGACCGCTCCGCAGCAGTCCTCCAGGACTGTGCTGATTTCGAAATGCCCGAGAGCGATTTGAAAGCTGATCAGCAAGCCGCAGCAGAAGTCACAATTAGTGATTTCCACTCTGCACTGGGCTGGCTCTACGTGGTTGAAGGCTCTAACTTAGGGGCGGCATTTCTACTCAAATACGCGCGCAAACATCTGGATTTATCGGAAACTTTTGGAGCGCGACACTTAGCGGGACACGAAGATGGTCGCGGGTTACACTGGCGCCAATTCAAAACTGCGTTAGATGCTCTTGAACTCAACGAAGAGCAAAAAGAAGTAGCCCTCGAAGGGGCCAAACAGGCCTTTGCTTTTGCACGACAAAATGTCGAACAATTATTAGCGCCCGCTACACCCTAA